From a single Brassica napus cultivar Da-Ae chromosome C9, Da-Ae, whole genome shotgun sequence genomic region:
- the LOC106408274 gene encoding uncharacterized protein LOC106408274, which translates to MKDPRDRVSDFEVNEVPVHEGLFESGFRDRVPSLVAKVSEGLEISQGPTRKQTQSVSGYDAPVQQERGVCLELTTPKKLRNAHQWEKALPSDSITTWNECKRAFLEKFFSTSRTAKIRNEISSFQHKHLEGISEAWEMFKSYWSQCPHHGFTKESLLSTFYRGALPQCRNKLDTASNGFFLGRTEEEAEELVENMAKSDSFYSEEYDRVNRSDDQQTKKEIKSLQDKMDLLLSNQAKQEQMNFVGGPSQEVPPKINEVDGLEGQEELCFINANGTWYRKEPNFQYQNNYQQRPYYNNQQGGYQAKQNYSQANQSPQTQGRSSKAQAPDSSVDYMFKQLLEFQARNEKTMIYEFKNIQAKIDGNYSDLNNKYMQLASHLKALESQVASMPSSSKQPMGFPPGKLEKNPKESCNVVFSTTSPEIELIELSDHDKEEDGIERLVFGTEFGEVERFVVSTAEAQIVKDAVRKVEATNLQRAAHKAEKQVEKRDDNKLKEVKLEEATEVELSPYDKLHFPQRVLTKAQKKVLSKFRKDLSEVGVRLPEIPGMREAHVQMMLINDILDHQAEVAELLDISILKIDPPIPPKSLPKLESQGMFTLPCYLGIESMEPNTSSLQFRDSSSTTPIGFIKDFPLKIGACTIPIDLTVLKMANEKRVPLILGTPFLTTV; encoded by the exons ATGAAAGACCCCAGAGATAGGGTCTCGGACTTCGAGGTCAACGAGGTCCCTGTGCATGAAGGACTTTTCGAGTCGGGTTTCAGAGATCGAGTTCCTTCGCTGGTGGCGAAGGTGTCGGAGGGGTTGGAGATCTCCCAAG GTCCGACAAGGAAGCAAACTCAATCTGTTTCCGGGtatgacgcaccggtccaacaagaaAGAGGCGTTTGTTTGGAGCTAACCACGCCAAAGAAGCTAAGAAAT GCACATCAATGGGAGaaagctcttccaagtgactctATCACAACTTGGAATGAGTGCAAGAGGGCATTCctagagaagttcttctctacctCGAGGACAGCCAAGATCAGGAATGAGATCTCTAGCTTTCAGCATAAGCACCTAGAGGGAATTAGTGAAGCATGGGAGATGTTCAAGAGCTATTGGTCTCAATGCCCACATCATGGCTTCACCAAGGAGAGTTTGCTTAGCACCTTCTATAGAGGAGCTCTACCACAGTGCAGAAACAAGCTTGATACTGCCAGTAATGGTTTCTTTTTgggaagaactgaggaagaggcagaggaaTTGGTAGAGAACATGGCAAAGAGTGACTCATTCTACAGTGAGGAGTATGATAGGGTCAACAGAAGTGATGATCAGCAGACAAAGAAAGAGATCAAGTCCTTACAAGACAAGATGGATTTGCTTCTTTCCAACCAAGCTAAGCAGGAGCAGATGAACTTTGTGGGTGGTCCTAGTCAAGAGGTTCCTCCTAAGATCAATGAGGTTGATGGTTTAGAAGGCCAAGAAGAGCTGTGCTTCATCAATGCTAATGGCACATGGTACAGGAAAGAGCCCAATTTTCAGTACCAAAACAACTATCAGCAAAGGCCTTACTACAACAATCAGCAAGGAGGTTACCAAGCCAAGCAGAACTATTCTCAAGCCAACCAGTCTCCTCAGACTCAAGGAAGATCTTCCAAAGCTCAAGCTCCAGATTCAAGTGTGGATTATATGTTCAAGCAACTCTTGGAATTTCAGGCCAGAAATGAGAAGACCATGATTTATGAGTTCAAGAACATCCAAGCAAAGATTGATGGGAACTATTCTGACCTCAACAACAAGTACATGCAACTTGCCTCTCATCTCAAGGCTTTGGAGAGTCAAGTTGCTTCTATGCCTTCATCTTCCAAGCAGCCAATGGGGTTTCCACCAGGGAAACTAGAAAAGAACCCCAAGGAGTCTTGCAATGTTGTCTTCTCCACTACTTCTCCAGAGATTGAGCTGATTGAGCTGAGTGATCATGACAAAGAGGAGGATGGGATTGAAAGACTGGTATTTGGAACTGAGTTTGGGGAAGTTGAGAGATTTGTTGTGTCCACAGCTGAAGCACAGATTGTGAAGGACGCTGTCAGGAAGGTTGAAGCAACGAATCTGCAAAGAGCTGCCcacaaggctgagaaacaaGTTGAGAAGAGAGATGACAATAAGCTGAAAGAGGTTAAGCTAGAGGAAGCCACTGAGGTTGAGCTATCACCCTATGATAAGCTCCATTTCCCCCAAAGAgttctcaccaaagctcagaaGAAGGTGCTCTCCAAGTTCAGGAAAGATCTTAGTGAAGTTGGGGTCAGGCTTCCAGAAATCCCGGGTATGCGTGAAGCTCATGTACAAATGATGCTCATCAACGACATTCTAGACCACCAAGCTGAAGTGGCCGAGCTTTTGGACATCTCCATTCTGAAGATTGATCCACCAATCCCTCCAAAGTCCCTCCCTAAGCTTGAGTCTCAAGGGATGTTCACCTTGCCTTGCTACCTTG GGATTGAGAGCATGGAGCCAAACACATCTTCCCTACAGTTTAGAGATTCCTCTTCTACAACCCCTATTGGTTTCATCAAGGACttccctttgaagattggaGCATGCACCATTCCAATAGACCTCACTGTTCTGAAGATGGCAAATGAGAAGAGAGTCCCATTGATCCTTGGCACTCCATTCCTCACAACAGTGTGA